ATTGGTGCAGGATCTAGAAAAGGAAGATCCACAATGGTATTTCGAATACCTTAGAATGACTCCTACAAAATTCAAGGAACTCTTAGCAATTGTTAAAAGTAAGATTGAGAAGAAACATACCAATTGGAGGAGACCTATTTCAGCAGCTACGAGACTTGCACTGACGATCAGGCATCTTGCTACAGGAGAGTCAAAGAGGTCTTTGTCCTACCAGTATTTGATTGGCCGTTCGACAGTCACTCTTATAGTGGCAGAAACGACAGAGGCCATTTGGACTAGCATGAAAAGCCAATGTTTGAAGCCACCAACCCAATCCACGTTCCAGACAATCGCTGACAAGTTTATGAGGCGGTGGGACTTTCCAAATTGCATAGGAGCAATTGATGGAAA
Above is a window of Artemia franciscana unplaced genomic scaffold, ASM3288406v1 Scaffold_8114, whole genome shotgun sequence DNA encoding:
- the LOC136043678 gene encoding uncharacterized protein LOC136043678 — protein: MRALSQIQKKAIAAYLLSKRRKQEQLYGSAKQATRRWWVRPVLRKRETDGAFSKLVQDLEKEDPQWYFEYLRMTPTKFKELLAIVKSKIEKKHTNWRRPISAATRLALTIRHLATGESKRSLSYQYLIGRSTVTLIVAETTEAIWTSMKSQCLKPPTQSTFQTIADKFMRRWDFPNCIGAIDGKYIRLRCPENSGSTYFCHKRFFSVVLMAVVDADY